In the genome of Pagrus major chromosome 17, Pma_NU_1.0, the window TATGCCTTCTGCAAAACCAACAACCTGCAGGGATAATGATGCAGTCGGGATGTCGGCAGCAAAgacgtttttgtttttcagacctTTTCCGTCTTTTCACAGGTTTTTGTGCACCAGGCAGTTTGTCCGCTCACCTTTTGGGTTTTATGAGCTGCGTGTACAGTGTGAGTGTTTGATGGTATGTGTGAAGAGTTCccagaatgtgtgtttttagtttggtatgtgaatggtgtgtgtgtgtgtgtgtgtgttttttttttttttacgggGGTCCGGTGGAGGGCCAGGCGTTTTGAAGGGGGCCAGACAGCTGCCTTTTACTGCCCCAGGGGGTAATAAACAGTGAGGGAGGGGTAGTTATTTACCCCTTTTATTagggaaggaggcagaggaggggacTTTATTGAGGTCACACTGTAACTCCACACAGCTGCAGGGcaagaagagaaataaagaggAGATAGTTTgtaagaagaaataaaagacttttAGCATCACTAAATTCCTCTCTCAGGAATCCCTCCCTATCTAGTTTTTACTTGTTGTATAACTGTATATGTGTACGAGTGTGTGAACTCAGAGTCATCCATCTTTCTCCCCAgcccctttttttcatttccaggtCCCCTAATAGCCGACTCCTTGTTAAGCACATCTGCTGTCAATCAGCTGTACCCTGTAATGCAATTGGCATTTCCTGCTGTTGGAGACACGCCCACTCTCTGACCATTTGATGACTGGTCAGGTTGTCCGACCTAAAACGGTTCCAAGTTGACCTTGTTTGTCTTATCACCCTCATTGGTTACCATAACAACAGATGTTCCCCAAATTAGGACGTAAAAAGGAGTAGTTCAACTTTTTTTACCTTACGAAGAAGTTGGATTTGCAAGATCTACCGGCATGGTTTAGATGTGACGAGAGTGTGAAGCGACTGTTcgtttgaaaacaaaaatggcaTCTCCTAACGAAGTTAGCATAGATgctgctgtagcatcagttAGATCTGAACTTTTCGATGACAAAGATgcctttcctcttctctcaaCTGGCTTTGTCAGGAGTTTGATTAAACTAGCTCTGCTGGTGGTGGCACTCTCCTGTTGTTGATCTTTGATAGacagtgatagacagatggtgcATCCAATCccctgccaagtatttttttaacctgcctgccctttccaaacagtttccaagGACGATTTCTCAGATGGTTCTTTGTAACAAACCATCACATGTAACAGGTTGCAACATTTTCTAAATTGTGCTCATTCGGTTCCCTGCCGAGAGTCAGAGAGTTTAGACAATTGACACCACTCTAATGTGTGTATGGTCATttctacagccagcagccagttagtcTAGCTTAGCATGAGTACAGGAACCAATGGAAACAGAAAGCCCGGCTCTGTACAAGGTTAGCAAAATACACCTATCAATAGGGCTGggtataattaaaaaaattcaatacCAGTACTGATACCATGACTTTTTATACAGGTACCTGAACAATACTTTTTTTAGGAAAtctgttttaataaaagattacattacacaATCACATGGTGAGCCCCGCCTCCAAGTGTAACCTGGTGTTTTTCTAATATCAAGGCAATTCGGTCAAAGTTTGATACCCAGTCCTACCtatcagcacctctaaagctccgGAATTAACACGTTATATCTCGTTTGTTTAATCCTTACAGTATAAGAAACaataatttgccatttttttggATGCTATGCACCTGATTATTTCTTGAGCAGTTGTTTGAAAGCAAACAAgatataatatactgtatgttgaataGGGAGCTTTGAAGGTGCTGGTTCTTACCTTCGTACAGTGCCCGGCTCACTGTTTCCCCGTGTTTTCAGACTTTGTCATAAACTAAGCTAACCGGCGGCTCGCTCTAGCTTCAAATTTACTATACAGACATCAGGTTAGCGTCAGTCCTGCCATCTAACTCTTGTCAAGAAAGGCAATTGCCCCACATATTCTctaaatgttgaacttttcctttaagtcaAGCAGCCTTTTAAAGACTTTCCAGAGAAATAGGTACCAAATTTAACAAACTGGCagatgaaatggaaataaaacagagcagagtCTAATGGTGGCATTCCCGCAGCTGGCTCTCTGTGTGACGGTTCACATGCCAGGGAAAGTTGCAGGATGAGCAGATCCGCATGAAATGTGTGATAAAAGTGAGcagacagaggaaaaaacagtcGAATGGAAACATTTTCAGCATAGGAGGAATAACGAGGGAGAGATGATTGATAGAGAAAAAAGGGCTTAAGGGatggaaagacaaaaacactgagagggagcgagagagagagacttggaGGGAGGGGACAGACAAGTTATTCTAGTTGCAGACAGCTGACAGAAAGCCTAAAATAAGATGGAGCCATCTAATGTGCACATATTCCACAGCTAGACTCACAAACCATAAAACAGATGCACTGGTAAATACTTTTATGCCACTAATGGTTTTGAGCACAGGAGGGCCAAGAATTGACGTCAAGCTGAGTTAATATCGTGCTTTATTGTTTTCTCCATAGAAAGTGTTGTTTCCTATGATCACATTTCATataaaagagacacaaagtAAAAACTTTAGCAGTACTGTATCAGACTCCTAGTGtagtaataaatataaaatgtcgCCGTGAGATAGAAAAGGTGAAAGTTGCGGGGCAGGGCGAAAGGGAACACATCAAAACTGACCTGAAACTGGAAGAGCTCATAGATTGGTTTACACATCTACAAATATAGTCTCACACCTCTTCTGCTGccgctcacacatacacacatacacacacatgcacacacacacacacacacacaaacacacacatacatacaatgCCAAATAAATGAGCTGTCactctggaaaacaaacatacatgttTAAAACCCAGCTGGCCACATTTGATGGAGCTGGAGGGACAGACGGATATCTCAGGAGCTAAGACCATTGTGTCGATAGATGTGTGACATACTAGATACAATTACCACACATATTACATAGTGAAGCTAGCAGAGATAATGGAATTAAACTAGAGACTGCTATCTCCCACAAGGAGGAGTAGTGATGCAAGTGGTGATGCAGGAGAAGGGGACGCTGGAAGGACGAAAAGTGAGAAGTGCTCTTGTTCATTGTCGCTCGTAGACTCTGGTGCATACCACATCATCTGCTCGCATGGtctgaaaagagaggagaatgTGGATGTTTAACACAGTGTGATATGAATTGATATTAACAGTTAATTTTTTTGCAGAACAAGTTCGTTTATGTTGATTCTCTCTCAACATTATTTACCAAAAGCACATCAGGAGCCTTGGATTTGTACTCACTGCCAACCCTCATGCAGCCGTCAACCATAAATACTTCATACAGTTTACTCCagagaggactgtggaggacgCATGTGTCAGCTCTGGTTGGACTGGTTTACCGGTAGACGTGGGTTAAATAATTATTTGGAATACTTTGAAAGTTTGAGGCAACCTGAAGTGCCAGCTGGGCGGGGTTTGTTATTTACAACCGTTCTGTTTGTGGGGCAGTTGTCATTCACAGAGGTGTTGGTGGCTGTCAGCAGCTGAACAAAACTGAATCGAAATCATATTCGACCCAGACCTGTTTAGCGTTTCAGTATCAGCCTTCACTGCACGCATCACCGGCATCATAATTATTCGTTTGCCCGgttatgttttgattttggtTGTGCACTTGGTTTGACTTCATGTTGAGGCCTGTACTTACATTCGCAACCTTGACAGAAAATCTTTCTACTTCTGCCAGGCGAATAACTCGATTGGCGTTATGGTACTCTAAGCACAATTATATAATTCGTAATCAAAAGGCAACACTTAAGATTATAGCCTGAAAATTACAGCCCAATCTTGTTTTACAAATGGGGGACCAATAAAATACATGACTACCAGTACAAGAATGGCAGTACAAGTGAGGAAAACTGGAGGTTAGTGGAAATGCCATAGAGGAAACTACCATGCAAATATTTTTCCCTTACCTGGACTTCAAAAATGTTATACTTAGGTAACAAACTAGGAGTAACAATacttatatttataatatagtTTTggtataatatattttatacatacaatacaattaCAAGAACAAACAAAAGGTACATGAATTTTGTCGctgtatgtttttaaagttGTAAAACAGCTACTTACAAAAAGTGCTTGGGTGGAATAATATAGTTTTGGGGTGGTAAGATACAGCTGAACAAAATAATCATGTGTGTTCACTTCACAATTACCTTATCTGCTACTTTCCAAGATCAAGGATTAACTTTCACATTCGAGTCGAGTCAAGTCCAGTTTAAGTAATGAGTATTTAAAGTCAAAGTCAGGTTGACATGCATTTGACTCAACACTACAGGTAGTTATGGTTAAGACTTGACTGATCCCCCATATGTACAACAAAGTGGCCCTGTAATCTGTGCTCTGTAACCTATCGTATAGCGTTGTTGGGTCTGATAAACTCTGGCGTGATGGATAGTTTGTGTGCCTTACCAGGATCAGCTTGCCATCATTGGTGATCTCTCGGGTCCAGGACGTCTTTGGCCCTTCTCCTTTCTGCAGAATCTGCTCACAGCTGATCTTACTGTCAGTTTCCCAACGTGGAAAACTCTAAAGACAGAGAacgagagaagaagaaaaaccaTGAGATACCTCATGTTAGTTGTTGGATGTGTAGATGAGTTTATGGGCAGACATACATAATGCTGTTGAGAGGGGAAGGGAGACAATGAGAATGGCTAATGGAGTGAGAAGACGAGGAAGGTGGAGCAGGGTAATCACTGAGAGGTGATAACTTGTGATGCGCTCATCGTTACTACAGCGAAGTGCTGGCTCGTTGCATGTGTTTGCTTTGGAGACGGCCAAACAGAGGCCATCTATGGGAAAACGGGGAAAGCAACGGGGAGAATAAGGGAGGGACGGAGGGTAGGAAAGGGCAAGAAGGGGGAATGGAGGAGAGACGGGAAGTTGAAAGGGGTCGTAAAGAGTGTGAAGGAGCATAGTGTAGCATGATAGGCCTTCAGAGACCAAGGGAGGGGTAAAGATATGCTATCAGTCCAAATATGATGAAAAGCCAAATGAAACAGATTGATGTAATCTGGACAGCTCCCTCCCCATAGACCCATTtcttctgcgtgtgtgtttgtgtatgtgaaagTGCAGAGAATGTAGAAGTGAAAGAGCATTCAGGAGTAtgtttgtgtccatgtgttAAGTACCGTGCAGGGACGTCCATCTACTGTGGCCTCATTAAACTCCTGTCCAACAGTGAAGGTGATGTGGGTGGTGCGGACTGTGGTCGAGGTTTTAATGGACAACGTCTCTCCGTCCTGTGAGATCTCCACCAGCGGCTTGGAGGCTGCCGTCACCGCGATCATACGCAGCATCTTGTTCacacctgaaaaacacacacacgtaagaTGAGGATATATCAACAAAACTACCAACGATCCGTGGATCGTGGAggtgtactgtaatgttgactggtGACTGATGCTGAAGGGGAAATgttactttacttcatgaagtTAGAGGAGACAaaactggagtctctggtgagtgctgaattggTTGTGTACAGTTCCTCACTAACTTTAGTTTATGGCTAATGCACAGTGAAGTAATCCGGCCTTTTGGCGTGTATAAACACTGCGacctgaataaacacaaatggccgctttgtttgtgttcaataaaccattaaacaaccaccgcTACCGATGAAAttctatctgatgtgactgagGTGCAAATgctcacagacgaggtaatgttttaaagttttaatacTGTCAAGTTTAGTCCCGTTCGCCGAGTAGCGACAGGCCCACTAATGAAACGCACCACAACCatgagtaaacttgtggatttctctggttagaacattgttggaaacattttggataatgtaagcacacaattcagtaaaatatttaacaaagttgttgctgtttttggacattttaatgcagaattcatacatattgtatctttaaattTCATATGAAGGGCAACAAACACAACTTAATGCCTGCTTTTGTACAAACTTTGAATATTCCCATGTTATCAGTGCACAAGGGGTAAACTCAGGTTAATAGGACAGATCTTTTTTGCTTCACACAGTGTTGGTTTATAGGATTCAGCCCTAAGGAGCAAAGCAAATTAAACCAGTTTTTACCAAATTATGCAAAGCCATTATCCTTaggccctgtgtgtgtgtgtgtgtgtgtgtgtgtgtgtgtgtgtgtgtgtgtgtgtttgagtgatgtGGTGTTGCTGCTTGTTCAGGGTTCTCCTGCACACTCAGGGTAAAAGGAGCAGCCTAGCATTGCACAGCTCTGTCCAATAATGATGACAGGAGGAATCAATGAGGCCATATGACAGCACATCTGTATTCCCCTTCACACGTAATCATCTTCGcccacacacagactcaaacaCGCAGACATGTGGTGATTTGTACTTTTTGCAGTGGAATTGGCATCATTTTCCTCTctacaacacagagagagacgcACACTCATATTCCCATAGCATGTTGCAGCGAGACTGATGATACAGCGTGGGAAAAGAGAGCGAATGAGGTGTAGACCGATTtggtgggaggagagaggaaaaaggtggtggtggtggtggtggtgggggcagtggtctgtgtgtggtgtgtgaaGATCTCTGTCCAAGTGCGAGGGGAAGTGTGTGTACGTCGTCCAGTGTGTATCTGCCGTCGAGTTGGGTTTCGCACTTCTCACCTCTCACACATTCCCACCTGTCACCAAGGGTAAATATACACACTCGCCGAAATGCACAGTCATTCAGCATGCATCAGGATGCCCAGGCTGCACACTGAATGTATgtgctgcacacacatgctgtgctgtgtgtgctttGTCATTGTCTCAGTGTGTGCACTTGGATTATGTGCAAATTGCATTGTGTTAAACAACATCatgcaggaaacaggaaacattttcaccCTTTGGCAGCAGCCGCTTTCTCTCCTGGAGGCATCATATTAATCAATGAATAGTCTTATTCATAATTTAACCTCTTGCAGGGGACTGTACATCGTACCCGAGGCATTGTCTcattaatgacttttttttaatttttatgtgtttggtGACAGTTTCACAGACATGCAGTCAGATGTAGAATTTAGGCTCATGAACTAATTTTTTATGCTACATTACACTAATAATCTAAATCATTTCGTGGGGgaatgtactttttactgcactacGTTTACAGTATCTGACAGATATTGTTACCAGTGATACTGCAGATAGAAAATTTACATCCAAAACACCCAAAACAACAGTGTAAATAAGTTAAAGTTAGCTTAAACTCAGACAGATCcaacattaaaaatgtcaatgCATCACAACAGTAACCTGATTACATTTGGAATAATCTGAGACTATATTTATGTACGTTTACcttaaaattgaataaaaaagttttaaatgcaggacCTTTACTTATAATTGAGTATTTTCACTCTGTGTGATTGCAAATCTTAATCGAGTAAAGGATATAAGTACTTCTTCTACCATTGCATACAGTAATGTGGTTGCAAGTACACTTAATCttagacttttactcaactactatACGTATGGGTGAATTTCACTTTTgtcaaaatcacattttaacacaatatctttacttttactgagGTATGccttttggatactttttacaacactattTATGAGGCAAAACATGTCTGCTTGTtctagtttttaaaaatgtgaggatttacagcttttctctgttttatattattCCCATTTTAGCCATTTGTGACTAAGTGATTTAGCagttaaaaaaatgactgattaGCTTATACTGTAATTTCTCATTAGTTGCAACCCTAAAGGTGAGTAAACCATCAACCAATGGATCACTGTGTGGCTTTAGTCTTAAAACACAacttaaaaagacaaattaataaaaaaagtcaAGTAAATTTGGCCCCACTTCCCATTATTTGTATGTAATGACTCTACATCAGAATAATATCAGCCTTTAAGAGTGAAAAACTGAGTTTGGTTTAACAGCACATCACTGCAAACATGTCTGTATAGCTCTAGGAACCATAGTTGAAAATATAACGCTACTTAAGAAAAGATGAGTCTCCTTCCTAAAAAGTTTGGATTATTTCAGGCAACAAACTGACCTGCAGACACCGACTGACCTCTGAGTCTCCTCAGTCTGCTGGCTCAGACACAGGAGTCAAGTGCTGGCCTGTGGACCATTTGGGATCCACAGAGGGGGCTGTGGCTTCTCAAGTAACTGCTAGTTGTTCGAAGTCAGAAAATTACCTGAACAGACTTTTGCAAACCTGTGACCAAAATCTTAAAAGTCACACCGACCCGGCCACATGTGgactcacacacagatagatagatagatagatagatagatagatagatagatagatagatagatagatagatagatagatagatagatagatagatagatagatagatagacggTCAGGGTTGGAGGTCAAAGAGCAGAGGGCAGAGGAAGCGTTTGGGACATGGGGGAGACGAGGGAAGAGGGGAGAAGAACAGGAttgaggaaaggaagagaggatggagggaaggaggagggcaCTGGGTGCTGACAGGCTGCATACAGCTGCGCTTCGGCCCCCATTGAGACCAAGGGCCATTCCTCTCTGTCAGTCATGCCAATGCAGAGGGAAATTATAGGAATtatagtctctctctctctctctctctctctctctctctctctctgtctgtctgtgtgtttgtgtgcgcgtgGAGTTTAACCTGCATTCCTGTTGCAGTTCCTCCTCCATGAATACTCATCTTACATCTCACATCTCTGTGACACAAACCTGCACTGATTATTGCGCACGGTGCCATACCATCACGTTGCCAGCTTTCCCTTTGATATAACCTCcccacacacgcgcacacacactttctgccTCACGCATAAGCACATGGACCCATTAAACGCTAATTGGAGCGTCGGTCTGACAAGAAAGTTGGAACTCGTCCTCTCGCATCTTTTGTCAGAACAATAGCGCCATTGCATAGCTATTTCAATGACCTTTATATTCAGTAGACtgtatctctctgtgtgtgtgtgtgtgtgtgtgtgtgtgtgtgtgtgtgtgtgtgtgttagagagagagagagagagagagagagaaagcgagcTACAAAAGGTGGCGTTGTTCGGTGCACTCATCTCTCCGTGCGCCCTTACGCGATGATATGAATTCCAGGTGTGCACTGGCAAGTCATCTAATGGGAATTGGCTACTAACGACAGACTACTCTGCGCGCGCACGCGCACGTACACACGCACACCATGACGCCTGTCCGGACTCCAAATGCGCCAGTGATGTGAATGAAAAAGCTGTTTGaatctcagcagcaggtgtttgTCGTTTTCCCCGACTGTCACTTCAGATAATGTGGCTGTCCTGCACTGTATAGCGCCATAACGGTCACTCTGCAACAcgcacactcactcacacattcacacacacacacacacacacacacacacacacacacacacacacacacacacacacacacacacacaatcggAGGCTGTGACACAGACAGATGTGCCGCCGCTTGTCTCTATTGTGTTTACAGGCGAGGccaaagggagagaggagaggagaaggggtGAGGCTGGCTGGGGGCCAAGCGTTGAATTTTGGGTTCTGCAGAATGACAAAGACCCCCCACCCATGCGGCACAGAGGGGTGATCCTCGCTGGTGCGCGGACACATAGGAAGATTTGACCTATAATGTGCTGAGAAAGCTCCAGTTTGAGCTGACACATCAGATCTGTGTCAGTACGCACAGAAATAAGAGCGTCACATGAAACCGCAAAAAATGAGTCAAGCCGCATTTGTGTCATCATTTTTATCACTCACCCAACTTTTTCAAGAGTTCATCAAAGTTTTCAGAACTCTTCATATCCCAGGTGCCGGCGAAATTGGGGATTTTGCGCTCCATATTCGGCTGCAGGTGTTTTGGAGGTTTAATGTAGGTGAACTGTCAGGTCCAAGTTTGGTCGGTGCGCTGCTGTCCCTGCGCGTCGTGCGTCAAAAGTGCTCCAACTGCCGCCTCTGAGTCTGGTCTGGGTGTGTGGGCGCGCCGGGTGGTTTGATTCTGCCTGTCCAGTTACTGCTGTCCTCTCCCCGGGATGAGTGACCGACTGACAGAGCTCTTGTCTCACCTAAGTGCCAGTGCGCGTTAGAAGCGGCTGCGCTACAAATGAATGGCACAGAGCGCAAAGATACTTGTGTGGGGATGCACACGCCCCTTTCAATGCGGACACGCCCCGCAGCCCAGTACATTAAACGTACAGATCCACAGCGCCTCGACCTGACCACGCCCCTGTAAGGCAGCGTGTACACTTGCCCACGCAGCCAGCGTTTGGAGACGCTTCTCATCCACGCGCATAACTTGATTCATCCAGAGTGACCGCGCCCTAATGGTCCTGTGCGCTCTGGAGAAACCTCTGCAgacttgatttattattattattatatacaaTGTTGAGGTGTAAGATGCGTTTTGCCACTTGTGATACCGTCATCACTGGCATGGTTGAATGAAAGACCTACAAACGCGGTGAACATTATTCTTGCAAAACAGGGAGGATGTCGGCTAGGCCGTCTGTTCGGTCTGTTGACAGAACATGTCGTCTTGGCAGGGCAGTGCGAAGGAAGAACCAGTCAACTGCCAGACTGGCAGAGTGAATGgatggcagtgtgtgtgtgtgtgtgtgtgtgtgtgtgtgtgtgtgtgtgtgtgtgtgtgtgtgtgtgtgtgtgtgtgagtgtgtgagagagagagagacagagagacagagagacagagaggccaAGTTCACCCCAGCCTCCTGTGCGCCACGGCGCTgtgtcataaaaataaaagcgGCGGTAATGGGATACAGCTTCTGGCCTCGACCGGTGGGCTATCCATTTAACGGGGACTGCGTCAAAGGAAAAAACACCCTGAAcccatgagagagagaggggcagagaTTAAAATAAGAGGTGGGATTGGCGCAGGTCGCCGGTGACTCCTCAGAGCTTTTCGCTCCCCGCTGCTCAGACGGAagaagggggagaggaggaggagacgcagGGGCATTTGGAACAGCGCGTCAGACGGGACAGGGTCAGGGGCCCGCGGGGTCGGAGGTACTCCTATAAAGagcacgcacactcacacacacactgtgtatgCGCGCACGTACGCGCCGATGATGGATGGCAACGGGACAAAGCCGACGTTAACTATTGACTCTTGATGGA includes:
- the crabp2a gene encoding cellular retinoic acid-binding protein 2a; this translates as MERKIPNFAGTWDMKSSENFDELLKKLGVNKMLRMIAVTAASKPLVEISQDGETLSIKTSTTVRTTHITFTVGQEFNEATVDGRPCTSFPRWETDSKISCEQILQKGEGPKTSWTREITNDGKLILTMRADDVVCTRVYERQ